In Cicer arietinum cultivar CDC Frontier isolate Library 1 chromosome 1, Cicar.CDCFrontier_v2.0, whole genome shotgun sequence, one DNA window encodes the following:
- the LOC105851286 gene encoding uncharacterized protein has translation MDESRECELKMSEASLSSATSPNILVSSISPARRVEVVDLDEGQPAGTSSQLVLEFVRRSKRARKPSVILQLYEVTSDPVIITDGEFTHFALLAELEQVSDEEALSDSRWRSAMEEELKAIKKRTRPGRSRAGTVKGETSNITLHGTKRILRYIKETIELGLMYPTNLNGYEAKLVGFIDADSCGDKDDRKNTTDYMFMINNSPISWCSKSKE, from the exons ATGGATGAATCAAGAGAATGTGAATTGAAAATGAGTGAAGCCAGCTTGAGTAGTGCAACCAGTCCAAACATACTAGTTAGCTCTATTAGTCCAGCCAGAAGGGTAGAAGTAGTGGACCTTGATGAAGGCCAACCTGCAGGAACATCAAGTCAGCTAGTTCTTGAGTTTGTTAGAAGGTCTAAACGAGCTAGGAAACCCTCAGTCATATTGCAACTATATGAAGTGACATCTGACCCAgtcatcattacagatggagaatTCACACATTTTGCTTTGCTGGCTGAATTAGAACAAGTAAGTGATGAAGAGGCCTTAAGTGATTCTAGATGGAGATCAGCAATGGAGGAAGAGCTCAaagcaataaaaaaaagaaCCAGACCTGGGAG AAGCAGAGCTGGTACTGTCAAAGGAGAAACCTCGAACATCACACTACATGGCACAAAACGGATTTTAAGATACATCAAGGAAACCATTGAGCTTGGCCTGATGTATCCCACAAATTTGAATGGATATGAAGCTAAACTTGTTGGCTTTATTGATGCAGATTCGTGTGGAGATAAAGATGATAGAAAAAATACCACAGACTATATGTTCATGATCAATAACTCACCAATCTCATGGTGTTCGAAAAGCAAAGAATAG
- the LOC140918912 gene encoding uncharacterized protein, translated as MAVEIGPAVMKKMLDKVYKKQESGMKYNLGVLYSLIDLFTRKLIILVYAINEDRSSFLSRRSGKVSEQVPLKVKQSVSTSSSTHSEETVTPTLVEEHTTLEKEEEHVVQKREPLPKPEIRLPFPQRLKKEETEKQFGKFLDVFKKLQINIPFAEALEQMPTYAKFMKEILSKKRKIGGETVMLTEACSAILQRKLPPKLKDPGSFSIPCAIGNRTFGKALCDLGASVSLMPLSIYKKLGIGKVKDTQLMLQFADRSMKHPYGVVEDVLVKVDKFIFPVDFVVLDMEEDNDIPLILGRPFLAIG; from the exons ATGGCCGTTGAAATAGGGCCTGCTGTCATGAAAAAGATGTTGGATAAAGTCTACAAAAAACAAGA GTCAGGAATGAAGTACAACTTAGGTGTACTTTATAGCTT gattgatctttttACAAGGAAACTGATTATCCTTGTTTATGccataaacgaagatcgttcttcgtttctcaGCAGAag gagtggcaaggtaagtgaacaagtaccacttaaagtcaaacaaagtgtaagcacttcaagctcgacccactcagaagaaacagtcacaccgaccttagtggaagagcacaccactcttgaaaaggaggaagaacatgtggtacaaaaaagggaaccactgccaaaaccagaaattcgacttccgtttcctcaaaggttaaaaaaggaagaaacagaaaaacaattcggtaagttccttgatgtttttaaaaaattacaaattaacattccttttgcagaggcactagaacagatgccaacatacgccaagttcatgaaggagattctgtcgaagaaaagaaaaatcggtggtgaaacagtgatgctaaccgaagcatgtagtgctatactacagagaaaacttccgccgaagctcaaggatcctggaagcttctcaatcccgtgtgccattggaaatagaacttttgggaaggctctgtgtgatcttggggctagtgtaagtcttatgcccctttccatatacaaaaaactgggcattggaaaagtcaaagacacacagctgatgctacaatttgcggatcgctcaatgaaacacccttatggagtggtggaagatgtgttggttaaagtggataagttcatttttccagtggatttcgtggtactagacatggaggaagacaatgacattcctttgattttggggagaccgttcttagcaatagggtga